The DNA window GCAACGCCCACCGCCAGCGGCGGGCACACCAAAACAATCGTCATCACGGCGCTCGCCCTGTTTTCCATGTTCTTCGGCGCGGGCAACCTGATTTTCCCGCCGATGCTCGCGGTGCAAGCCGGCGATAACTTCTGGCCCGCCATCCTGGGCTTTTTGGGCACCGGCGCGCTTTTGCCGGTCCTCGCCGTGATCGCGATTGCGCTGTCCGGCGCAAACGTCCGCGACCTTGCGCAGCGCGCCGGCTCCGTCTTCGGCGTGGTCTTCCCCGTGCTGGCATACCTCTCCATCGGTGCCTTTTACGCCCTGCCGCGTACCGGCGCAGTCTCGATGGAAACCGCGATTACCCCGCTGTTCGGCTGGGAGGGCCTGTTCGCCTCCGGTGCGTTTAACGTCGTCTTCTTCGGCGTGGCGCTCGCGCTGGCGTGGAACCCCACGCAGATTATGGAGACGCTGGGCAAGTTCCTCGTGCCCGCCCTGGTCATCCTGCTGATCATCATGATCACCGTGGCCGCCTTCCAGTGGACCGCCGCGCCTTCCGCCCCTGCCGAGGCCTACGCCGACGGCCCGTTCACCGCGGGCCTGCTCGAGGGCTACCTGACAATGGACTCGATCGCGGCACTCGCGTTTTCCATCGTGGTGATCTCCACCCTGCAGTTCAAGGGCTTTAGCGAAGGCAAGCAGACCGTCCGCGGCACCATCTGGGCCGGCGTCGGCGCAGGTATCATGCTCGGCGCAATCTACCTCGGCCTGGGCACGATTGGCCGCGTCATCCCGAACCCGGGCCAGTACGACAACGGTGCCGCGCTGCTTGCCGACGCCTCCAACCTGACCATGGGCACCGCAGGCCAAATCATCTTCGCCCTGATCGTGCTGCTCGCCTGCCTGACCACCGCCGTCGGCCTGATCACCGCGACCGCGGAGTACTTCTCTTCCCAGTTCCCGGGTTCCTACGCCACCTGGGCCATCATCTTCACCATCACCTCCGCACTGATTGCGACCCAGGGCCTCGAGTTCGTCATGTCGATTGCCGCACCGGTGATCGGCTTCCTCTACCCGCCGGCCATCGCGCTGATCTTCGTCACCCTGATCGAGCCCGCCTTTGCCAAGCGCACCCGCTTTACCTGGGCGTTCTTCCTGCCGATCTGGGTCGCCGTGATCTACTCCGCCATCGAGACCTTCATCGGCCTGGGCTGGGCTGCCGACGCGCTGTCGCCGCTGATCACCTGGCTGCCGCTGCAGGCCGACGGGCTGGGCTGGGTCGTCCCCGTCGCCGTAACCTTCGTCATCGGCATCGCCATCGACTTGGCTAACCCCAAGACCCCGATGGCGATCGGCACCCACGAAACAATCGACGGAGAGGTCGTCACCGCGTAGTGTGGGGGCATGCATACCCCGCTGTCGCTCATTGATTTTTGTACCCGATACCCCGACGAAACCGTTAGCGAATCACTCCAACGTTCCGTGGAGTTTGCGCAGAAGGCGGAATCGTTGGGGTATTCGCGTATCTGGTACGCAGAGCACCACAACATGAGCTCCATCGTCTCCTCCTCCCCAGCCGTGCTCATCGCGCACATCGGTGCGAAGACGAATACGATTCGCCTCGGCTCCGGCGGCGTGATGCTACCCAACCACGCACCCTACGTCGTCGCAGAGCAGTTCGGCATGCTTGAAGAGCTCTACCCCGGACGCATCGATCTCGGCCTGGGGCGTGCCCCCGGCACCGACCAGCAGACCCTCGGCCGCGCGCTGCGCCGTGACCCACGCGCCGCAGAAAACTTCCCGCAGGACGTATTGGAACTCCAAGCATGGCTGTCCAACGAGTCGCCACTGCCCGGCGTCACCGCAATGCCCGGCTTTAACACCAACGTGCCGCTGATCATCCTCGGCTCGTCGATGTTCGGTGCCTCCCTCGCCGCCAAGCTCGGCATGCCCTACGCCTTCGCGTCGCACTTCGCCCCGCAGCACTTAGAGCAGGCCACCGCGTACTACCGCGAAAACTACGAGCCTTCCGAGCGCTACCCCGAGCCCTACTGCGTCGCAGCCGTCAACGTCACCGCCGCGGAAACGGAAGAGGACGCCGAGCGTCAAACTGCGCTGGTGCACCGCAATCGCGTACGCGCCATGCTGGGCAGGAGGGGCCAGGTGCTCAATGACGAACAACTTGACGCCGTGGTCGACTCCTTCCAGGGCCGCCAGATTATTGAC is part of the Corynebacterium imitans genome and encodes:
- the brnQ gene encoding branched-chain amino acid transport system II carrier protein, with protein sequence MSSTATPTASGGHTKTIVITALALFSMFFGAGNLIFPPMLAVQAGDNFWPAILGFLGTGALLPVLAVIAIALSGANVRDLAQRAGSVFGVVFPVLAYLSIGAFYALPRTGAVSMETAITPLFGWEGLFASGAFNVVFFGVALALAWNPTQIMETLGKFLVPALVILLIIMITVAAFQWTAAPSAPAEAYADGPFTAGLLEGYLTMDSIAALAFSIVVISTLQFKGFSEGKQTVRGTIWAGVGAGIMLGAIYLGLGTIGRVIPNPGQYDNGAALLADASNLTMGTAGQIIFALIVLLACLTTAVGLITATAEYFSSQFPGSYATWAIIFTITSALIATQGLEFVMSIAAPVIGFLYPPAIALIFVTLIEPAFAKRTRFTWAFFLPIWVAVIYSAIETFIGLGWAADALSPLITWLPLQADGLGWVVPVAVTFVIGIAIDLANPKTPMAIGTHETIDGEVVTA
- a CDS encoding LLM class flavin-dependent oxidoreductase produces the protein MHTPLSLIDFCTRYPDETVSESLQRSVEFAQKAESLGYSRIWYAEHHNMSSIVSSSPAVLIAHIGAKTNTIRLGSGGVMLPNHAPYVVAEQFGMLEELYPGRIDLGLGRAPGTDQQTLGRALRRDPRAAENFPQDVLELQAWLSNESPLPGVTAMPGFNTNVPLIILGSSMFGASLAAKLGMPYAFASHFAPQHLEQATAYYRENYEPSERYPEPYCVAAVNVTAAETEEDAERQTALVHRNRVRAMLGRRGQVLNDEQLDAVVDSFQGRQIIDMLRYTAKGTGEQVREYLEWFQGHAGADELMISLQAPSHEEVLASMDILSEHWDA